In the Prochlorococcus marinus str. MIT 9312 genome, ACCACTTAAGGCAATTGCTAATCCGCTTATTAGGATTAGTAAAGAAGCCAAAGCTGTATAAAGAATAAATTTGGTGGCTGCATATAATTTCTTTTTTCCTCCCCAAATAGCAATAAGAAGATATACCGGAACCAACTCTAGTTCCCAAGCTAAGAAAAATAATAGGAAATCTTGAGAGAGGAAAACTAGGGCCTGCGCTGATGCTTGAACTAATAAAAGCGCAAAATATAAATTAGATTTTTTCTTTATTTTCCAACTTGCAGCAGCTGATAAAAAAGTAATTAACCCACTCAAAGCCACTAAAGGCGCAGATAACCCATCCACTCCAAGAGACCACTCTAAGCCTATCGAAGGTAACCAGACAGCTCTTTCTACAAGTTGCAAAGAGCTATCTGAAGTATTAAATTTTTGGAAAAGTACACCAATTATCAGTAAAAAATCTATAAACAAAAAACTTAATGAGATATTTCTAGGGAGCGTATTGTCTTCCCCTTCCTTCGAACTCAAAAAAGGCATTATTAATGCCCCAATTAAAGGTAGTAAAACAATTGATGATAGCCAAGGGAAAGATTCTAAATTCATTTTGTAATGAATAATTTTTTTATTCTAGTTGAAGTTGCACTAGCTTGAGACTATAACATTAAAAATGCCTAAGTAAAACTACCTACTAGAGATAGTGCTGAATTGGCTGCCTGTTGTTTGAAGGTTTAAAAATGGTGCTCTACTTGCTACACCTGACTTCTCCCATGCTTTTACCATGGCTTGACTAACCTCCTTGCCATTTTCTTTTTTACACAAAGCTAAGATGCTTGGTCCCGCCCCACTAATTGCGCATCCTAAAGCACCTGCTTGTAGTGCGGCATCTTTGACTTCCAGCCCACCTTTAATAAGCTTCCATCGGTATGGTTCATGTAGCTTATCAAACATTCCCTCTTTTATTAATTCATCGTTTCCTGCTTTTAAGCCATTTAGCAATAAAGTAAGTGCCCCCATATTTGTAACTGCATCAGATATTGGTACATTCTTAGGCATTACTTTCCTTGCTTCACTTGTGCTTAAACGAATCGCAGGTATTGCTACAACAGCTTTGATAGAGTCGTGCCAATCACATCTTATGATTCTCCATCTTTGAGAAGAAGACCGGGCCGTTAAGCAAAGCCCCCCCAAAAGAGAGGGTACTACATTATCAGGATGGCCTTCAATATCAATAGCAAGTTCTAGAAGTTTTTCTTTGGGCAGTGGAGAGTTCATTATTGCATTTGCTCCGATTAGTCCAGCAACTATTGCTGTAGCACTACTTCCAAGGCCGCGTGCCGGAGGTACAGCCAACTTTACTCTTGCTTCAAGCGCAAAAGGCTCCATATTTGCACTCTCCCATACTTTCTGAGCCGCTCTAAAAACTAAGTTTTCAGGTCCCCCTCTTAAATGATTCCCATCTGTACTTTCCATTATTAGATCAAATCTATCTCCACCACCTTCAATTCTTGTAAAAATAAATTCATTATGTAAATCTAATGCTGCACCAAGGCAGTCGAATCCAGGCCCCAAATTAGCAGTTGTGGAAGGTACTGTTACTCTTATTTTTTTTCCTACTTCAGGAATAGACATTTCTTGTTACTCAGTTTTTAAAAGCATTTTTGCTCTGCAGGCTGCACTAAAAAGCCCAAACTCTTCATCTAAAATCACTTTCAGAGGTATTGTTTTAAGAATATCTTTTAATCTTCCTTTATCAAAAAATTGTTTCATAAATATATTTGATTTAAAGTTTTTGAAATGTTTTGGTGCCGTTCCTCCTGAAATCCATAACCCTCCAAAGCATAATTCTTGAAGAGCGACATCTCCTAATAAAGAGGCATAAGCACCTAACCATATCCTCTCTACTTCAATCATTAACTGATCCCCCTTATTCGAAAACGTACAAATTTTTTCTGGGATTTCTTTTCTCAAAGCGTCAGAAATTTTAATTTCTTTAAAATATTTTTGTAAAGGATGGTTTTTAGCATCAGGTTTGCTCAGTCTCCATTCGGCAATTCTCGATAAACCAATACCACTAACAATTCTTTCACAAGATATCCTCTCAACTTTTAGATAATTCTTAAGCCAAATCTTTAATTCCCATTCTAATTTTGACTTTGGCGAGTATTCAACATGACCACCTTCGCTAGCTAAAACTTTCACATTATTTTCTGATATTATTCCTCTTGCAATGCCTAAACCTGTCCCAGCTCCAACTATGGCATGCAAATCATTATTAGTACCTGCAAAAAAGTCCCCATTCTGGATTGTTGAATATTGATTTTCTTTTAAATAAGGTATTCCGTAAATTTGCACTGCGAAATCATTTATTAGCTCGCAGCTTTTAAAATTAAATTTCTTCTGTAATGCATTTCCAGATATATTCCACGACAAGTTAATAATTTTTGCGTTGTTATTAGATAAAGGACCAGCTACTGCGAAGCATGCAGAATAAGGATGAGCAATATTTTTGCATTCATTTTTGAGAAAATCTTCTAGGATTAATTCAAAAGAGTTCCAATCAGAAGATATATATTTCTTTTTGAATATTAACTTAGGTGAATCATCATTTATATCTTTTTTAAATATTCCCAAAAGAACCTTGGTACCTCCTAAATCACAAGCCAGAAAATTCATAAATTTGAAATTATTCCGTTCGACCTTTTTTATCTATTAATTCATCCATTAATTTATAGAGATTAGGTAAATTGAAAATTCCTAAATTTGTTCCATCCAAAGCTCTTAGAGCTACTGAATCAATTTCCTCTTCTTTATCACCTATTACTGCAATTAAGGGAATTCTACTTATAGTTGCCTCCCTTATTTTGTATCCTATCTTTTCATTCCTAATATCAACTTTTGATCGGTAACCATTATTATTTATTAATTCATTAAATTTTAAACACTTTTCATTATTTCTATCGGTAATACTCAACAAAATTATTTGATAAGGAGCAAGCCAAATCGGAAATTTCGCCTCATATTGTTCAATTAAGATTCCGATAAATCTTTCAAAGGATCCTAAAATTGCCCTATGAAGCATAACTGGATTTCTTTTTTCATTATCAATATCTACATAAGTTGCTTCCAATCTAATAGGCATTGAAAAATCAACCTGAATGGTTCCGCACTGCCAGACTCTATTAAGACAATCTTTTAACGAGAATTCTATTTTTGGACCATAAAAAGCACCTTCTCCAGGTTGGAGTTCCCATTTTAGATTCTTATTATCGAGAGCTTTGGTAAGGGCCTCTTCTGATTTATCCCAAATCTCTTCACTACCTACCCTTTTTTCAGGACGGGTTGATAATTTGATAATTATTTCATCAAAACCAAAAGTTTTATAAACCTCGAAAACAAGATCTATAAATGTGGACACCTCTTCTTGAATCTGCTCTTCTTTGCAAAATATGTGCGCATCATCTTGAGTAAAGTTTCTTACTCTCATTAAGCCGTGCAGTGCACCAGAGGGCTCATTTCTGTGACAAGAACCAAATTCAGCAAGACGAATAGGTAAATCCTTATAACTTTTTAAACCTTGATTAAATAATTGAATATGGCATGGACAATTCATTGGTTTTATTGCATATGTTCGATTTTCTGACGCAGTAGTAAACATATCGTCTCTAAATTTTTCCCAATGACCGGATTTTTCCCAGAGAGATTTATCAACAGCTTGTGGTGTTTTGATTTCTAAATAATCATTTTTTTTAAGTATTTCTCTTATGTATTTTTCAAGCACTTGGTAGATTGTCCATCCATTTGGATGCCAAAAAATCATTCCTGGAGATTCTTCTTGAATATGAAAAAGTGAATGTTTTTTTCCAAGTTTTCTATGATCTCTTTTTTCCGCCTCTTCAATTCTTGTTAAATAATCTTTGAGTTCTTTTTCTTTAGCCCATGCAGTTCCATATATTCTCTGTAATGCTTCATTCTCACTATTACCTCTCCAGTATGAGCCTGATAATTTAAGTAACTTAAAGTGTCTCAAATGTCTTGTGTTGGGTACGTGAGGCCCTCTACACATGTCGATATATTCTTCGTGCTTGTATAAATTGATGAGACCTTCTTCAGGAATTTCTTCAATTATTCGTAATTTAAAAGTCTCATCTCTTTCCTTAAAAGTTTTAATTGCCTCTTCTTTAGAAACTTGTAAAATTTCAACGTCATAGTTCGTTTTTATTAATTTATTTATTCTATTTTCGATTTTTATTAAATCTTCAGGAGTAAATCTTTGTTCAGAAAAAATATCGTAATAAAAACCATCCTCAATTACAGGCCCAATTGCCATTTTAATATCAGAGTAAATTTGTTTAACTGCATGACCAATAAGGTGAGCAAAGGAATGTCTTATTATTTCAATTCCTTCTTTATCTTTTGATGTAATGATTACAACTTTGGAATCATTTTTTATAGGGAGCGTTGCATCTATAAGGACATCATTTACTTTCCCAGCAATTGTTGCTTTAGCTAATCCAGCACCTATACTCTGGGCAATTTCTAGAATAGTTACAGATTTTTCGAAAACCTTTTTTGAACCATCAGGCAAGGTAATTATTGGCATAATTTATTTCTCCATTTCAAAGAATCCCAATTTTGATTTAACTCTTTTTAAAGTCTGATTTGCTAAATCTTCAGCTTTTTCCTTCCCTTCATCAAGGATGTTATTTAATTGATAAGGATCATTAATTAATAATTTATATTTTTTCTGAATAGGTTCTAGTGATTCAATGAGTTTTTCAGTAATTAATTTTTTAAATGTCCCCCATCCAGTCTCTGAGAATTCATTTTCGCATTGAGAAATTTCTTTGCCAGATAATATTGAATAAATCATCAAAAGATTTTTAGATTCTGGTCTCTCTGGGTTGTTAAATTCAATTCCAATAGAACTGTCACTTTTTGCTCTTTTTATTTTTTTTGTGATTATTTCAGGAGGATCTAATAAGTTAATGCGACTGCCCTCATTAGGATCACTTTTGCTCATCTTTTTTGAACCATCAACTAAACTCATTATTTTTGATCCATTCTTCATAATTATTGGCTGAGGAATTTTCAAAATATTTTTATCTTTACTAAATTTGGCATTAATTCTTTGTTGTGCAATATCTCTAGCAAGTTCAAGATGTTGTTTTTGATCCTCACCTACTGGTACGTAGTCTGCATCGTATAGGAGGATGTCTGCAGCCATCAGGATTGGATAGTCAAATAATCCAATAGATACATTATTTCCCTGTTGTATGGATTTTTCTTTGAATTGAATCATTCTTTCCATCCAATTTATAGGAGTCATGCAATTTAATATCCAACAAAGTTCTGAATGTGCAGAAATCTGACTTTGAACGAAAATTGAGCATATTTTGGGATCTATCCCACAAGCAACGTACAAAGCGGCGGTAGAGATAGTATTTTTAGATAATTCTTTGGGATTATATGCGGCTGTTATTGCGTGCAAATCAACTACACATAGAAATGTTTCATATTCCTCTTGAAGTGTCACCCAATTATTGATTGCTCCAAGCCAATTTCCTATATGTAAATCACCAGTTGGTTGGACTCCCGAAAGAATCCTTTTTTTATTTGTCATCCTTTTCTAATTCGCTAGATTGGATTTCTTCATTTGAGGTACTTTTGACAGGTCTTGCAAAGGGGTCAGGTGTTTTTTTTGTATTTTCTTCATAAGGTTTTTGTGATTGTCTATTCGGAGAAGAGTTTTTGTTATTTTTTGCATATTCTGTGATTGATTCAATTAGTTTTTCGTCTTTGAGCATTTCGCTAAGTGTTCTAACAGAAAAACCAAGAACTGCAACAGTAGATCTTAGTTGAAAGGCTTCTTGTATTGATTTAACAGCTTTCATTTCGTTATCACTTAATCTTATTCTGAATCCGCCTCCATCTCTTCTACCGCCAGATCTATCTCTGAAATTAGATCTTTCATTATTGGAACGACCTCTGTAATTTTCTTGTCCAGGATTATTGTCAAAATTTGAATTAGACATCTTGATGTTTAATATATTTAAATAGTTTATTAACTTAGCATCTGGTTATGCAATAAGTCTTGCTGAATGCCTTAAATTTTTATCTATTAATTAACGAGTTATGTAATTTTGCTTTTCTCATTGACAACTTGCATTAAAATAAAATTAGAGTAAAAAAGTATCGTGTTTGATATTAGTAAAGACAACCTTTTAAAGGATTTAATAAAGTTTCCAAAGAAAAACATTCTTATAATTGTACTTTTACTGGGCTTTGGAGAATGGTTCGCAAGTGATTTAATACATTTAACAGGAGGGTCAATAGGATTTTTTATTTTATGCTTCGGAGGATATTTTTTCCTTAAGAATGACCAACCAAAATTTAATGAGCCAAAGGACTTAGATGGCTGGTTAAATCTTTGTAATGAAGATTTAAACTTCTATGAGGAAATTGAGGAGAAAAATAATTTAGAAAAACAAAATCTTCAAAGACAACTATCCCTTGACTCGATAATTAATAGAGTTGCAAAAGAGAAAATTTGTTTTATTGGGAAGAAAGATTATGACTCAACTCAAACTTTATTTAGAGATTTCTTCAAAGAAGATAAGTTTGATTTTAATTTTATTGAAAAAATGCCGAAATATAATTCTTCTGAAATTGTTCCTGATAACGTAATAAATACTGATGCTATTTTATTCTTTCTAAGTTTCCCTTTATCTGCTAATGATTTTTTATGGTTAGAAAAGCTTCCAAAGGATATGCCTATTTGGTTAGTAGCCCAGTCTTCAAATGGATTTGAATCTCAAAATGAAATTAATGAATTGAAGGATCAAATTTCAGGAGAATTTATAAATAGAATAATCAGAGTTGATACAAATAAAAATCAATTAACTCATATACCTTTTTCTTTAAGGAAGTTTTTTCTAAGTTCAAGTAAAAATATCGAGAATACCAAGAAAAGGCTTTTGAAGCAATTGCATACTAAATGGCAGTCTGAGATTGAGGGGATAAGAAGAACACAATTGAAAGTTTTACAGAGAAAGAATCAAATTCTTGTTGCCACGACTGTTTTCTTGTCACCACTTCCTTCAATAGATGTGTTGTCTATGGCAGTTTTA is a window encoding:
- a CDS encoding glucokinase, whose protein sequence is MNFLACDLGGTKVLLGIFKKDINDDSPKLIFKKKYISSDWNSFELILEDFLKNECKNIAHPYSACFAVAGPLSNNNAKIINLSWNISGNALQKKFNFKSCELINDFAVQIYGIPYLKENQYSTIQNGDFFAGTNNDLHAIVGAGTGLGIARGIISENNVKVLASEGGHVEYSPKSKLEWELKIWLKNYLKVERISCERIVSGIGLSRIAEWRLSKPDAKNHPLQKYFKEIKISDALRKEIPEKICTFSNKGDQLMIEVERIWLGAYASLLGDVALQELCFGGLWISGGTAPKHFKNFKSNIFMKQFFDKGRLKDILKTIPLKVILDEEFGLFSAACRAKMLLKTE
- the trpS gene encoding tryptophan--tRNA ligase, translated to MTNKKRILSGVQPTGDLHIGNWLGAINNWVTLQEEYETFLCVVDLHAITAAYNPKELSKNTISTAALYVACGIDPKICSIFVQSQISAHSELCWILNCMTPINWMERMIQFKEKSIQQGNNVSIGLFDYPILMAADILLYDADYVPVGEDQKQHLELARDIAQQRINAKFSKDKNILKIPQPIIMKNGSKIMSLVDGSKKMSKSDPNEGSRINLLDPPEIITKKIKRAKSDSSIGIEFNNPERPESKNLLMIYSILSGKEISQCENEFSETGWGTFKKLITEKLIESLEPIQKKYKLLINDPYQLNNILDEGKEKAEDLANQTLKRVKSKLGFFEMEK
- a CDS encoding YcjF family protein; amino-acid sequence: MFDISKDNLLKDLIKFPKKNILIIVLLLGFGEWFASDLIHLTGGSIGFFILCFGGYFFLKNDQPKFNEPKDLDGWLNLCNEDLNFYEEIEEKNNLEKQNLQRQLSLDSIINRVAKEKICFIGKKDYDSTQTLFRDFFKEDKFDFNFIEKMPKYNSSEIVPDNVINTDAILFFLSFPLSANDFLWLEKLPKDMPIWLVAQSSNGFESQNEINELKDQISGEFINRIIRVDTNKNQLTHIPFSLRKFFLSSSKNIENTKKRLLKQLHTKWQSEIEGIRRTQLKVLQRKNQILVATTVFLSPLPSIDVLSMAVLNSLMIKEIKSIWGCNWSPEILDKVSKQIIKTAIAQGVIEWSGQTLIGLTKLHGPNWLFSGTYQAISAAYLTRVVSSSLADFMAITKGVSEPDLEFIKENSEKIVEKAFEKEKINWQSLISDLKNPLIRLRYSS
- the thrS gene encoding threonine--tRNA ligase, with protein sequence MPIITLPDGSKKVFEKSVTILEIAQSIGAGLAKATIAGKVNDVLIDATLPIKNDSKVVIITSKDKEGIEIIRHSFAHLIGHAVKQIYSDIKMAIGPVIEDGFYYDIFSEQRFTPEDLIKIENRINKLIKTNYDVEILQVSKEEAIKTFKERDETFKLRIIEEIPEEGLINLYKHEEYIDMCRGPHVPNTRHLRHFKLLKLSGSYWRGNSENEALQRIYGTAWAKEKELKDYLTRIEEAEKRDHRKLGKKHSLFHIQEESPGMIFWHPNGWTIYQVLEKYIREILKKNDYLEIKTPQAVDKSLWEKSGHWEKFRDDMFTTASENRTYAIKPMNCPCHIQLFNQGLKSYKDLPIRLAEFGSCHRNEPSGALHGLMRVRNFTQDDAHIFCKEEQIQEEVSTFIDLVFEVYKTFGFDEIIIKLSTRPEKRVGSEEIWDKSEEALTKALDNKNLKWELQPGEGAFYGPKIEFSLKDCLNRVWQCGTIQVDFSMPIRLEATYVDIDNEKRNPVMLHRAILGSFERFIGILIEQYEAKFPIWLAPYQIILLSITDRNNEKCLKFNELINNNGYRSKVDIRNEKIGYKIREATISRIPLIAVIGDKEEEIDSVALRALDGTNLGIFNLPNLYKLMDELIDKKGRTE
- the thrB gene encoding homoserine kinase, whose amino-acid sequence is MSIPEVGKKIRVTVPSTTANLGPGFDCLGAALDLHNEFIFTRIEGGGDRFDLIMESTDGNHLRGGPENLVFRAAQKVWESANMEPFALEARVKLAVPPARGLGSSATAIVAGLIGANAIMNSPLPKEKLLELAIDIEGHPDNVVPSLLGGLCLTARSSSQRWRIIRCDWHDSIKAVVAIPAIRLSTSEARKVMPKNVPISDAVTNMGALTLLLNGLKAGNDELIKEGMFDKLHEPYRWKLIKGGLEVKDAALQAGALGCAISGAGPSILALCKKENGKEVSQAMVKAWEKSGVASRAPFLNLQTTGSQFSTISSR